In bacterium, the sequence CGGCGTGCAGCACGGTCTTGACGCCGTCCGCCTTAAAGGCCTCGCAGGCCTTGTAGCAGGACTTCAGGTCGTCGTGGGTGTCGGAGATCAATCCAATTTTCATATGACTTTTACTGTTTACTGTTTTCTGATTTGTGTTTTAGCTGCGATCCAATTATATCATTCCCTCACTAACATCTAGTCCCTAGTCCCTATCATCAGTTCCCTACCGTTGGCACTTTGGGCACCAATATGTCCCCCTTCCCCGGAACATCTCCTTGACTATCGTATGCCCGCACTTCTTGCATTTTAAGCCTTCCTTGTCGTAGACCCGGTGCTTCACCTGGAACCAGCCGCTTTTCCCCTGGCCGTCCCGGTAGGTGTCCACCGAGCTGCCCCGGGCGGCCACGGCCTCCTTGAGTGTCCTGACTATGGCGGAGTGCAGTTTCTTTATCTGTTCGTCTTTAAGCAGGGCGGCCGAACGCTGGGGCGCTATCCCCGCCCGGTGCAATGCTTCCAGCACGTAGATGTTCCCCAGCCCGGCCAGCACCGTCTGGTCCAGCAGCACGGTCTTGACCGGGCCTTTGCGCCCGGCCAGCCTTTGCTTTAAGACCGCCGGAGTGAATTTCCCGTCCAATGGTTCCGGCCCCAGTTTCTTGATCTCCGGCAGTTCGTTTGGGTCATCGGTCAGCTTGATGGAACCGAATTTGCGCTGGTCGGAAAACACCAGCCTGGTGCCGTCCTTAAAATAAAAGATGATCCTGGCCGATCTGGGCAAAGGATCATCTTTTTGCTGGTGCTGCAGCACCCCGGTCATCTTAAGATGAATGACCAGGGTCAGGCCCGAGCCCAATGATATCAATAGGTATTTGGCCCGCCGGTCCACCTTGGCAATTTTTGCCCCCTGGATGATCCCAGCAAATT encodes:
- the mutM gene encoding bifunctional DNA-formamidopyrimidine glycosylase/DNA-(apurinic or apyrimidinic site) lyase, with amino-acid sequence MPELPEVETVRRDLNRLLAGRVIGPVQGLFPGSVKGIGFKKFAGIIQGAKIAKVDRRAKYLLISLGSGLTLVIHLKMTGVLQHQQKDDPLPRSARIIFYFKDGTRLVFSDQRKFGSIKLTDDPNELPEIKKLGPEPLDGKFTPAVLKQRLAGRKGPVKTVLLDQTVLAGLGNIYVLEALHRAGIAPQRSAALLKDEQIKKLHSAIVRTLKEAVAARGSSVDTYRDGQGKSGWFQVKHRVYDKEGLKCKKCGHTIVKEMFRGRGTYWCPKCQR